The DNA window GATTATGAAGCTTGATGATATCGCTAGAATGGCAATCAGTGAGGTTAGCGCTGAGCTTGAAAAAATAGAAGCATTGCAAAGTAAAAAGCAAGAAGAGCTTGAGCGAGAGAATTTAAAAAAAGAGCTTTTGGCTATAGAGTCTAATGAAAATGCACTAAATAACGAGCTAAAAGTTGAGGCAAATTTACAAAATGAGCAAGTATTTGAGGTAAAAGAGGAGCCAGCAAGTCCAATAAAAAGTAGAGAGATGAGCGAAGAGAAAATTTTCTTAGCAAACCTTGCTGAGCGCATAGAAGTGCTTTTTGAAGGGCTTAAACAAACTAGTGAACAAAATCTTGCTTCAAGGCTTGAGCTAACGACAAAATTTTTAGAATTTACCCTTGCAAATATCGAAAATAGACTCCAAAATCTCTCAAAATAAGCCATTAGACGGCTCAAAAAATGAGATAAAAATCAAAAATGAAATTTATAAAAATAGCGAGCTAGACTTTTTTAGGTCGCTATTTGCTCCATTTACTTCACGTGTCTATCTAGTTGGTGGCTGCGTGAGAGATGCATTCTTGGGGCGAGAAATTTATGATTATGACATCGAAGTTTATGACATCGAGCCTTTAAAATTTAATGAGCTAATGGCTAGCATAGGCGCTAGCGGTGTTGGTAAAAGCTACTTCATTTACAAATATAAAAACTACGACATTGGGCTTCCAAGAAGCGAGAGCAAAACTGGGAATTCACACAAAGACTTTGCGGTAAGCTATATTAATGATCCCAAAATGGCGAGCCTTAGGCGAGATTTCACGATAAATGCCATGATGATGAATATCTTTAATGGAGAAATTTTAGACTTTTACGGCGGGAAGCAAGATTTAGCAAAAAAGATATTAAGGCACATTGATAGTGAGAAATTTAAAGAAGACCCACTAAGGGTGCTTAGAGGAGTGCAATTTAGCTCTAGGCTTGATTTTAGTATAGCTGATGAGACGCTAGCTCTCATGAAAAGCCTTAGTTTGGAGCATCTAAGCAGAGATAGGATAAATACTGAGCTTATTAAATTTTTTCGTGCAAAGTATCTAGAAAAAGGAGCTTACTATCTTTTTGAGCTTGGACTTTTTAAAGAAATTTTTGGTATGCAAATTTCTATGGACGATGGATTTTTAAGCGATCTTAAGAGTGCTAGAGAATTTGTGGATGATGAGAGATTATTTTTATATCTTTTGTTTGGCAAATTTGAGCTTGACACAAAAGAAATTTTAGAGAAAATGCGTCTGCCAAAGAGCTACTTTTCTATCTTAAAGCAGCCTTATTTTAAGGACATGCCAAGCGATAAAGAGCTAATGCAAATTGCCATAAATATGCCCATAAAATCATGGCTTGGAGCTTATAATAAAGAGCGGATAGAGCGTGCCAAGAAGCTTGGAATTTATGAGACGAAATTTGACCCGAAAGTCGATGTGGCAGAAATTTTATCAGCTGGTTTTAAAAACGAAGAGATCGCAAAAGAGATAAAACGTAGGCAAGAGCTTGAAATTTCAAAATATCTAAGCGAGCATAAGCCTAGAAAAGATTAGTCTTTAAAACTCTTAAAAGCCCATTTTGGCTAAAATAGGCTAGTTTATAACACTTTTAAGGCAAAGAAAGCTTATGTTTAACATAGTCCTAGTCCATCCTCAGATACCGCAAAATACTGGAGCTATCGGTAGAATGTGCGTTAATGCAAATTTAAAGCTACATATCGTTAAGCCAACGGTCTTTGATCTGAGTGAAAAGGCTGTTAGACGAGCAGGACTTGACTACTGGAAAATTTTAAATCCAAAAATTTGGGATAGTTTGGAAGAATTTTTAGAAGCAAACTTAAGCCACAAGGATAGATTTTTCTTCGCTACCACAAAGACAAATAGGCTTTACTACGAGGCCGAGTTTAAGCCAGGAGATTTTATATTTTTTGGTGGCGAGAGTACTGGGCTGCCAAGAGAATTTATGGATATAAATTTTAAAAATGCCATAACCATACCAATGGGAAAAGAGGGCAGGAGCTTAAATTTAGCTATGAGTGCTGGCATTATCGCTTATGAGGCGATCAGGCAAAATATTACTGAATTTGACTTTAGGAGTGAGATTTGAGAGTAGTTTTTGCTTTGGTTTTTACCATTTTAGTGGCATTTGCGAGTGAAATTAGCATCGCAACTTATAATGTGCAAAATTTATTTGATTGCAAAGATGATGGTAGCGAGTATCTTGATTTTAAAGTAGGCGTATCAAAATGGGACTGTGAGGCGGCTGATTCAAAACTACAAAGGACAAGACAAGTCATAAATGCACTAAATACTGACATTATCGCACTTCAAGAGATCGAAAATGAGCAAGTTTTAAAAGCTCTGGTAAGTGATAGCGAGTATAAATTTGCAAGCTTTACAAAGGAGAAAAACTCGCCTGTTGGGCTTGGGCTTATTTCAAAGTTACAGCCAAGTGGCAGTGAAATTTTTAAAGTTCCAAACGTAAAGACGAGAAATATTCTAAAGGTTATTTTTGAGACAGAAGGTAAGAAATTTAGCATATTTGTAAATCACTTTCCAACTTATAAAAATGGCATAAATATGCAAAAAAAGGCTGAAAAAACGTTAAGAACAGCTCTGGGTAAAGAGAAAAACGCGATTATTTTGGGTGATTTTAACTCGCCCTTTGGACAAAAATCTATCCTAAATGACATCATTACAACGAGAAATTTTTATGATCTTTATAAAGAGCTTGAGCCAAAAGATAGATATTCTCACGCAGTACATGGCAAAAAAAGAGCGATCGATCATGTTTTACTTTCACCTAGCTTTATGGAAAATGGCGATCTAAGCTATGTTGGTGGCAGTTTTGAAGTCTTTAAACCAAGCTTTGCAGTCGATGAAAAAGGCTTTGCAAAGAGCGACCTTTACTCGGATCACTTTGCGTTAAAGTTTAAAATTTCAACTGATCCAAGCCCAGTAAAAAAGAGCTTTGTAAGTAAAATTTTTAAAAAAGATGAAAACAAAGCCAATAAAAAAATAAGCGAACAAGACTATAAGACGGCTGATGTGGATACGCTTTTTGATCACCCAGAGGCAGTGCCAGTCGTGATTGAAAAAGCGGTTGTTATCTTAAAAGATAAGTATGGCTTCATTATCTCGAAAAATCACCGTGGAATTTATGTCTATGATCCTAAAAATAGCGTTACTGTAGGCGAAGAGCTAGATATTTTAGTAAGGCGAATGAAAATTTATAAAGATGCGCTTGAAGTCAGCTCTTATGAGATCATAAATGAGCATGGCACAAAAGATATTAGCGAAAATTTACTAGATGCATCGCAATTAAGTGAAGCTAGAAGTGGCGATGTCTTTGCTAAAATTTCGGGCAGACTAGAGAGGGGCTATCTGCATACACCATACGGTAAGATCAGGGTTTATAGTAAGAAAAAGCTAAAAGATGGCGAGTATAGTTTTGAAAACGTGAGAGTTAAAATTTATAAGAGAGAAAACCAAATCGTTGTGGAGTAGAAAGTGCAAATTTTAGATATTTTTATGATCACAGCATTTGTTTTGTTTGCTATTTTTATGATAAGAGGGGTTGTTTTGCAGGCACAAGAAAAGGAGAGAGTAAGAAAAATGATAAGAGAAAAAAGAGAAAATTTTAATAAAAAGAGTGAAATATGAAAGAGTTATTACTTGAGATCGGAGTTGAAGAACTTCCAGCGATACCATTTTTAAGAGAGCTACCAAATATCAATACTAAATGGCAGGCTGTGCTTGAAAAATATAACATTGCAAGCGAGTTTAAATTTTATTACACGCCACGTCGTTTGGTCTTTTTTCATGAGAAATTTCCTAAGGCTCAGCCCGATAGCGTGGCTAGTTTCGTTGGTGCGCCAAAGCAAGTAGCACTAAAAGACGGAGCTTTCACAAAAGCAGCACTTAGCTTTGCTAGCAAATATAGCATAGATGAGAGCGAGCTTAAATTTAAAGAGATAGACGGCAAAGAGGTGCTCTACTACGAAAAAGAGGTAAAAGGCGAGCCAGTCGCTAAGATAATGGGCGATATGGTTGAGGAGTTTTTAAAGAGTCTAAATTTTGGCAAGTCTATGCGCTGGGGCAATGGTGAGTTCGAGTTTATCCGCCCGATAAGATCGTTTTTGTGTTTGCTTGGCGATGAGGTCATTAAATTTGATAAATTTGGCGTGGCAAGTGGTGACTCTACATATCCACATAGAAGCATCAGCTACGACAAGATCAAAATTTCAAATATAAAAGAATACTTTGATGGCTCAAGGGCTCGTGGTGTTGTGCTTGAAGCTGCCGAGAGAGAAAAAATAATCCTTGATGAGTTTGGAAAGATCAGTCAAAAAAGTGGGCTAAAGATCGAGATAGATAGAGAACTTCTAGCTGAAGTCGTGGCGATTACTGAGTACCCAACAGCACTTCTTGGCTCATTTGAAGGGGAATTTTTAGAGGTGCCAAGCGAGGTCATCATCACTTCGATGAAAGAAAATCAACGCTACTTCCCAGTCTTTAAAGATGGCAAGCTAGCAAACGGCTTCGTTGTCGTTAGTAACGCCATAACGCAGGACTACTCGCTCATCATCAAGGGCAACGAAAAGGTGCTAAGAGCAAGGTTAAGCGATGCGATGTTTTTTTGGCAAAGTGACTTAAAAGCTGAATTTAGCCCAGAAAAACTAAAAAATATAACTTACCTAAAAGAGCTTGGAAGTATCTACGAAAAAGAGCTTAGAGAGCTACAAGTGGCTAAAAAGCTTGCTAGCAACTATGACGAGCTACTCAAAAAAGAAGCTGGCGAGTATGGAGCCAAGCTTGAGCGAGCTGTGATGCTAAGCAAGGCTGATCTTACAACGCAGATGGTTTATGAATTTACCGAGCTTCAAGGCATCATGGGCGCTTACTATGCAAAGGCTAAAAACGAGGATGAGGACGTCGTTTTGGCTATAAAAGAACAGTATTTGCCAGACGGCGAAGAGGCGCAGTGCCCAAGTAAGGTGTTTAGCTCGGTTGTAGCGCTTTCAAATAAGCTTGATACGCTAATGGGACTCTTTAGTATCGGCAAAATCCCAAGTGGCACCAAAGACCCATACGCTCTAAGGCGTGCGGCAAATGGCGTGATAAAGATCGTTTTGGCGCATAATTTGAAATTTAACGTAAAAGAAATTTTAGAAGATATCGCAAAAGATTATAAAAAAATTGACATTGAAGTATTAATAAATTTTATCCTTGATAGGCTCTACACTTTCTTTGACGCAAACGCTTCTATCGTAAAAGCATGCATAAAAAGCGGCGAGAAAGATATCCTAGAGCTAACCAAGATGATAGAGGCACTTGCTAAAATTTCAAGTGAATCAAATTTTAGAGAGAATTTCTCGACATTTAAACGCCTTGCAAACATAATAAAAGATGATAAATTTAGCAAGGTCGATGAGAACCTTTTTGATATAGATGCTGAAAAGGCCTTAAATGACGCGTTTAAAGCGGTTGATAAGAGCCTAGCGTATGAGCCAAGGCTAAAAGCGCTATTTGCCCTAAAACCACAGATCGATGAGTTTTTTGACAAAGTTATGATAAACGTTGAAAATGAGAAAGTGCGAAATAATCGCATCGCAATCATCGGTCAAATTTATAGTGAGATATTAAAAGTAGCTGATATAAAAGAGATCAGCTTTTAAATTTACGCCAGCTTCAGGCTCTTGCCTAGGCTGGCTTTAAATTTACTTCCTAAAGATATCAAATTCTGGTTCATAAGCCTTAGTTTTTACCACAAAATATCCAAGAACTGAGCTAAATATAAAATCATGCGAAAGGCTCTCATCTTTTCTAGTTTTTAGCCTTTTTAAAAGTTCGCTATCGCTTGAAAAGACGATGGCTGGGATGTGTTTTTGCTCATCTGGAGCGATGGAATAAGGCAGACCATGTAAATATATGCCATTTTCGCCTAGGCTCTCTCAGTGATCTGAGAAAAAGAACATGGTGACTTCAAATTCATCTTTTCTTGCTTCAAGGGCGTTTATCAGCTCACTTTGTAGATAGTCCTCATATAAAATGGTGTTGTCGTAGGTGTTTGCTATCTCTTCTGGCGTGCATTTATTTAGCTCCGCAGTATCGCACGTTGGGGTAAATTCTTTAAATTTGCTTGGGTAGCCTTTGTAGTAGATAGGGCCATGCGAGCCTTGCAGGTGTAGCACGATAAAGGTGGTGGAATTTGCATCTTCGATGACCTTTTTGGCCTCATCAAATATCACTTCGTCAAAGCCTTCTGCTCGATGATCTGAAGTATGGTTTTGATCGAGATTGTCGCAAACGCCCTTGCAACCGCCGCTATTGTTGCCAAAAAAGTATGTTTTTATGCCAAGTTTATTGATGATATCAACTAAATTTTCACGAGCTTTTGCTTCACGGTTGCTAAAATTTTCTCGCTTTAAGTCTGAAAATAAGCAAGGCACACTAGTCTCTGTGGCTGTTCCACATGAGTAGAAATTCGTAAAACTTACCACACCTTTTTGCTTAGTAAATTTATTCGTATCATTTTTGGTGTAGCCATTTAGTGAGTAGTTTCTGCTTCTTTGCGTCTCGCCAACTATCAAAACCAAAATTTTCTTTTTATTATCAGCTAGTACCGCATCATCTGCTACATAAGTAAAAGGTAGTGGTTTTTGAGTGATCGATTTTACTAGCTTTATAGCTGAGTAGATGGGATAGTATGGGAGCAATGCAGTTCTTAAATTCGAATGCTCTCTAAAAAATGGTATAAAAATTTTAGACGTTAATAAAAATATGGTAGCTATCGCAACTATAGAAAATGAGATAATTTTTGCTCTTAATTTAAGCTCATTAAATGCTAGCAAAAACTAAGATAAAGACGATGGCAAATATAAGAAAAAGAGTGGATTATTTTATAAAAAGCCATAATAATAGGACTCAAATGTAAATGGCTAGAAATTTCAAATGAAAAAATAAGATTATTTTTTCTTGCCTTTGGAGTTTTTTGCTTCAGATTTTTTGACTTTTGCGTTCTCTTTTATGCTAAGTTTTTCTTTAACTTTTTGCATATCGTTAAAGCCAATACCTTGGACTTTTTCAAGTTCATCGATGCTTTTAAATTTATGGGCTTTTCTGTATTTTATAATGTTTAACGCCTGGCCTTTACTTAGCCCAAGCTCCATTAACTCGTTTTTGCTGGCTGTATTTAGATTAGCGCCATATGCAATGCTTGCAACTACCAAGCAAAGTAAAATTTTAATCTTCATCTTATCTTCCTAAAATAATAATCCATCGTTTTCTTGATCTTGTATGATGTCATTTGCAGGCGTATTTTGAGGTAGTGGCGAGTCGTTTGTGTAGTATTCGTCGCTACCTCCATAATAGCCTTTATAAACACCATCTGGCTGCTCAAATGCGCGTCTTAAAGTAGGATAAAGCTTAATGTAGCCTTCCATAAATTTCTTAAAGACAGGCGCCGCTGTCCTGCTGCCGCCCTCGACCTTTTTCATAGGACTGTTATCGTCGTTTCCGTACCAGATGATGGCCTCGATATCAGGCGAGTAGCCGCAAAACCAAGCATCGATGCTGTTGTTTGACGTGCCAGTTTTGCCAGCGATCTGGATGCCATTTACCTTTGCGTTGCGTCCGGTGCCGTTATTTACGACATTTTGAAGCAAGGTTGTCATCAAAAATGCCTGCTCAGGTTTTAGCACCTGCTTCTTTTGTGGCTCATAGTCCATCGACGCACCAAAGCTATTTTCTATATGCTTAATAAGTGTCGGCTCAACCATCTCGCCCTCATTTGGGAACATCGAGTAAAATTTTGCAAAATCAAGTGGCGAAATTCCAAAGCTACCAAGTGCGATTGATAAATTTTCAGGGATGTCGTTAAAGCCCATATCCTTAAGCTGTTTGCGAACTGAGCTAAGACCAAGATCGTTTAGTAAATTTATGGTTGCGAGGTTGCGAGACTGGGTTAAGGCTGATTTTATCGTGATGTAGCCTTGAAAGCCACCGCTATAGTTCTTTGGCGTCCACTCTTTGCCATTGCCCATGTCAAATGTCCTAGCGATATCAGCTACTTGAGAGACGACAGAGTAGCCGCTATCAAGGGCTATTTGATAGATAAATGGCTTAATGCTAGATCCTGGCTGGCGCTTGCTCTGGGTGGCGCGGTTGTAGCTACTTTTTGCGTAGTCGATGCCGCCAATTAGAGCTAAAATTTGTCCGCTTTGTGGGTGAGTGACGACGATAGCGCCATTTAGCATCTCTGGATTTGCCTTTTTATCTCTTTTTAAAATTTCATTGTAACCATATACTAGAGCGTCTTGAGCGATCTTTTGCACGTTTAGATCGACGGTGCTTTGTATCTTGTAACCGCCAGTTTTTATATCGTCAAATTTCTTTGAAGCCTCTTTTATGATCTCATCGACCACGTAAGGAGCTTTATTTCTTGTGAGCGTATCGTCAAAAACTGCTGGTTCTTCAAGCACGCCCTTGCGGTACTCATCCTCGTTTATCCAGCCGATGCTATACATCCTCTCAAGAACCCTGTTTGCACGGCTAAGCGAGAGGTCGAGGTGCTTTGTAGGATCATAGGTGCTTGGCGCTTTTGGCATGCCAACTAGCATCGCTATCTCTTTTATGCTTAGCTCATTTAGCTCTTTTCTAAAGTACCCCTCTGCAGCTGTTTTGATGCCGTAGTAGCCGTGGCCGAAATATACGTGGTTTAGGTATCTTTCAATGATGTCCTCTTTGCTAAGCTCGCTTTCAAGCTTCATAGCAAGCACAACCTCTTTTATCTTTCTTGTAAATTTCTTCTCGCGGCTTAGGGCTAGGTTTTTTATGAGCTGCTGAGTTAGCGTAGATGCGCCTTCTACCAGCTTTCTAGCTTTGATGTCCTTTATCGCCGCTCTTGCCATGGCTTCTACGTTGATACCGCCATGCTCAAAGTAGCTCGTATCTTCGATAGCCACGAGCGCTTCGATGACACGTGGTGGGATGTCGTTATACTTTACGTAAATTCTATTTTCTTCAAAGATATTTGCGATAAGCTCGTTGTTTCTATCAAAAATTTGTGTCGCAAGCTTTGGCTTGTAGTCGATGATGGTGTAAGCGTCAAATCTCACCTGCGAATAAAAGTATAAAAACGCTCCACCAAGTGCGACGGCAACTACAAAGATAAATGCCAAGATATATTTCATAAAAATGCCTTTAATATTTTTAAATTTAGCCCCATTGCCGTGCTTGTCTCGCCGTGCTGGGAGATGATGTATTTTTTATTAAAATTTTCTATCGTCATGGCTCCAGCTTTGCCTCGCCACTCGCCACTTTCTAGGTAGCTTTTTAGATCTTGCTCGCTAAATTTAGCAAATTTATATGTAGTCTTGCTCACATTTATAAGCTCAAATTCGCCTAAAAATATCATCGCCGTATAGACGCTACACTCATTGCCACTTTGTAAATTTAGCATAGCAAGTGCCTCTTTTTCGTCCTTTGCCTTGCCTAAAATTTTATCCCCACACGCCACGCAGCTATCTGCAAAGAGTAAATTTGTAAGCTTGCCATTTGCCTTTAAAAACTGCTCTTTTTTTGCTTTTACGACGTTTTGGACGTAAATTTCTGGTTTTAGGCTCTTTGCTATCATGCTCTCATCAAAGCTGCAAGAAATTTGTTTAAATTCTATCCCAGCATTTTTTAGTAAATTTGCCCTTGTTGGCGAGCTTGAAGCGAGTGTTATCATAAAAATACCTTATAGCTTATACCAAGATAAATAGCTGCTAGCGAAGCTAATAAATTTAGCGGTGTAAAATAATAAATTATAACGATCAAACTCTCGTTTAGCTCGATCATTTCATGCGATCTTAGTGCTTTTAAGGCCTTTTTGTATCTATAAAATATATAGCTTAAATTTAATAGCAAAAATAGTTCTATTGCGCATTTTGTTGCCACCATTGCACTTGCCATAGGATTTGTCAAATTTGCATCATAAAATCCAAAAATTATAACTATACTTGTTGCTATCACGCAAAGGATTAGTATGAAAATCGCAATGCCAAAGCATCTTATAATGTGAAGTAAGATGTGATAGCGCTCCTTGTCTTCAAATTTATTTTTTATAAAGTAGCTTCCAACAAGTACAAGACCGGCTTGTAGCCCCACAAAAAGAGCTACAAAGCATACATGCAAAAATAGTACTACTTGGTCAAATTTTATAAAAGCTATATCGTAATGACTCATTTTTCTAAGGCTTGCCTTGCGTACTCAAGTGAGTCTTTTATCGCATCTTCTATCATTGATGCATCTTTGCCACCGGCTGTTGCAAAGTCATCTTTACCACCGCCATTGCCACCTAGGATTTGCGCTGCAAATTTTACCCAAGCACCTGCCTTTAAAGGAGCGTTTTTAACTCCAGCTGCAAGAGAAATTTTGCCACTCTCATCAGCTTGGATTAGCAAAATAGCAGCACTTTCATGCTCATTTTTAAACTCGTCTATCAAGGTTTTTATATCTCCACCATCTACGCTTGTAACGCAAAGTTTGGTTTTATTTATATCTAAATAGACTAGCTCATGAGAATTTTTAGCATTTTTTAGCTTATCTTTTAAAACTCTTAGTTCATTTTTTAGCTTTTTGACCGCATTTAGTGGCTCGGTGCTCTTTAGCTCATCTTTTAGCTCGTCAAGCTCAGCTCTAAATGATCTTGCTAAATTTAGCGCAGCCCTTGAGCAAACGGCCTCTATACGCCTAACACCAGCACTTACGCCACTCTCTTTTATGATAAAAAATGATCCGATCTCATCTATATTTTTTACGTGTGTGCCACCGCAAAGTTCTTTGCTGACGTCGCCAAAGCTAACGACTCTTACATCATCAGCGTATTTTTCATTAAATAGTGCAATAGCTCCACTATTTTTAGCATCTTCAAGTTTCATAAGTTCTGTTTTTGAGTTAGCGCCATTTAGTATCCACTCATTTACTAGATTTTCAATCTTTGAAATTTCTTCGCTAGTAAGCGCTTTTGGATGTGAGAAGTCAAATCTTAACTTATCTGCTTCTACGCTTGAGCCAGCTTGAGCGATATGCGTGCCAAGCACGTTTCTAAGGGCTGCATGAAGCAAGTGTGTAGCGCTGTGATGACGTGCAGTTTCTGCTCTATCGCTAGAAACTTCAAGCTCTACTTCGTCGCCAACTTTTAGTGCCACGGTAGTTTTTACTAAAGATAAATTTAGTCCATGAAATTTTTGCGTATCAAGCACATTTGCTTTGCCCACTATCTTACCGCTATCACCGCACTGACCGCCACTTTGAGCGTAAAATGGAGTGACATCAAACATCACCCAGCCCTCTTTGCCAGCGTCCAGGCTATCTACATTTTTAAATTCTTCATCAAGCAGGGCTAGAATTTTACTTTTGCTTTTAAGCTCTTCGTAACCTATAAATTTATTCTCGCCAAATTTCTCAAGTAGCTCTTTAAAGTCGCCCTTCGCGCTCTTATCGCCACTGCCTTTCCAAGCAGCTTTTGCACGTGCTTTTTGCTCGCTCATAAGCTCATCAAACCTTGCTTCATCGACTTTTAAGCCTTTTTCTCTAAGCATATCAGCTGTTAGGTCAAGTGGGAAGCCAAATGTATCATAAAGCTTAAACGCAGCCTCTCCGCTAAAAATTTCTTTTGTATTTTTAAGCTCGCTCTCAAATAGCTCCAAGCCACTAGCGATTGTCGCCAAAAATCTCTCTTCTTCAAGCTTGATCTGCTCTTTTACAGCCGCTTTTTTCTCATTTAGGTATGTGTAGTGCTCGCCCATTAGCTCGCAAACTTTATCGACAAGCTTATACATAAATGGCTCTTTTATGCCTAGCAAGTATCCATGGCGGATCGCACGGCGTAAGATGCGGCGAAGCACGTAGCCACGGCCTTCTTTGTCAAATGTTGTACCTTGAGCTAGCAAAAATGTAACCGAGCGGATGTGATCGCTTATGACGCGGTAGCTAGCGCCACTTTCATAGACGTATGGCTTGCCACAAAGCTTTGCTACTTCGTTAATTAGCGGCATAAAAAGGGTGCTATCGTAGTTGCTAAATTTACCTTGCAAGATAGCAGTAACGCGCTCAAGTCCCATGCCGGTATCGATGCTTGGCTTTGGTAGTGGGCTTAGTTTGCCGTCCGCGCTTCTTTCATACTGCATGAAAACAAGATTCCAAATCTCTAAAAATCTATCGCCATCGCCACCCATGTAATCTACAGGCGTGTTAAAGTGTTCAGCCCCTTGATCGTAAAAAATTTCACTACAAGGGCCACATGGTCCAGTATCGCCCATCTGCCAGAAGTTATCATGGTCGCCAAAGCGGTAAATTCTCTCTTTTGCGATGTGAGTGCTCCAAATTTCAAACGCCTCATCGTCGCTTTCATGAACGGTTACATAAAGCTTATCTTTTGGCAGTTTTAGTACTTCTGTTACAAATTCCCAAGCGTAAGCGATCGCCTCTTTTTTGAAGTATTCACCAAAGCTAAAATTTCCTAGCATCTCAAAAAATGTGTGGTGGCGCGCTGTGTAGCCGACGTTATCTAGGTCGTTGTGCTTGCCGCCAGCTCTTATGCAGGTCTGACAGCTAGTGCGGATAGGTGGTGTTGGGCGCGGCACTTCGCCTGTGAAAATGCTCTTAAACGGCACCATGCCAGCGTTTGTGAAAAGTAGTGTTGCATCGTTTGGCACGAGTGGAGCAGAAGCTACTACTTCGTGACCTTTTGATTTAAAAAAATCAAGATATGCCTTTCTTATATCTAAATTTTGCATTTTTATCCTCGTTAGTTTTAAATTTTGCTCGATTTTAGCTAAAAATCGTTTGTAAATTTATAAAAAAATACAAAATTAATTTTTGCTTAATATATTTTATAAATTTATTTGTTTAAAAGCGATTTGCAATTAAAATAGCCTAAAAATTTATAACTAAAAGGTCTTTAGTGAAACTCAAAATTGGTATTGTTGGATACAATCTGGTTGGCAAGCGGCACTATATGGAGCTGAGGCGTTCTGACAAATTTGAAGTTTGTGGAGTTTTTGATAAAGAAAATAGAGATGATGCTTGCAGAGCTCCGTTTTTTGATGAGTTTAAGAAATTTATAGAAGTAGCCCAGCCACAAGCTGTCGTGCTTTGTTTGCCTCAACATGAGATCGTAGAGGCCTTTTGCCAGTGCGCAAAGTATTGCCAAAATATCTTGATTTCAAGACCGATATTTAAAAACGTGAGCGAGCTAAAAGAGATAAAATATGCCTCAGTGGTAAATAAAGTAAGAGTTTGCACTGGCGTTGATGAACGCTTTAATCCAACTATCGTTTCATTAAAAAAGGCGCTTTTAAAGGAAGAAGAAATTTATAGCATTTCAATTGCGCATTTTAAGCCACTTTGTGAGGGAAATATTATAAATGAGCTTTCGCTTTGCGATATAGACCTTGCGAAAAATTTAGTAGATAGTGAAATTTGCAGCTTTTTTTATACTCAAGCAAATAAAACAAATACCAAAATATGCGACAATGTTGGAATAAACATTAAAATGAAAAATCAAATTTTGGTGAGCATTACCGATTCGTTTTGTGGTTCATTAGAACGTTTTAAAATAGAAGTAAATGCCAAAGAAGGTGTTTATTTTGGCGATCTTATTGATTACAAACTTCACAGAGTAAATGAAAATGGTCAGATGAATTTAAAAACCGATCCTTTAAACAATGAAATAAAAGCCCAATATGATGCCTTTTATGATCTTTGTCAAAGCGGCGAAAGTAGCGAGCTTTCAAGCATTGATGATGCGATAAAAATTAAGGAGT is part of the Campylobacter concisus genome and encodes:
- a CDS encoding 3-isopropylmalate dehydratase translates to MSHYDIAFIKFDQVVLFLHVCFVALFVGLQAGLVLVGSYFIKNKFEDKERYHILLHIIRCFGIAIFILILCVIATSIVIIFGFYDANLTNPMASAMVATKCAIELFLLLNLSYIFYRYKKALKALRSHEMIELNESLIVIIYYFTPLNLLASLAAIYLGISYKVFL
- the maf gene encoding septum formation inhibitor Maf; the encoded protein is MITLASSSPTRANLLKNAGIEFKQISCSFDESMIAKSLKPEIYVQNVVKAKKEQFLKANGKLTNLLFADSCVACGDKILGKAKDEKEALAMLNLQSGNECSVYTAMIFLGEFELINVSKTTYKFAKFSEQDLKSYLESGEWRGKAGAMTIENFNKKYIISQHGETSTAMGLNLKILKAFL
- a CDS encoding transglycosylase domain-containing protein, coding for MKYILAFIFVVAVALGGAFLYFYSQVRFDAYTIIDYKPKLATQIFDRNNELIANIFEENRIYVKYNDIPPRVIEALVAIEDTSYFEHGGINVEAMARAAIKDIKARKLVEGASTLTQQLIKNLALSREKKFTRKIKEVVLAMKLESELSKEDIIERYLNHVYFGHGYYGIKTAAEGYFRKELNELSIKEIAMLVGMPKAPSTYDPTKHLDLSLSRANRVLERMYSIGWINEDEYRKGVLEEPAVFDDTLTRNKAPYVVDEIIKEASKKFDDIKTGGYKIQSTVDLNVQKIAQDALVYGYNEILKRDKKANPEMLNGAIVVTHPQSGQILALIGGIDYAKSSYNRATQSKRQPGSSIKPFIYQIALDSGYSVVSQVADIARTFDMGNGKEWTPKNYSGGFQGYITIKSALTQSRNLATINLLNDLGLSSVRKQLKDMGFNDIPENLSIALGSFGISPLDFAKFYSMFPNEGEMVEPTLIKHIENSFGASMDYEPQKKQVLKPEQAFLMTTLLQNVVNNGTGRNAKVNGIQIAGKTGTSNNSIDAWFCGYSPDIEAIIWYGNDDNSPMKKVEGGSRTAAPVFKKFMEGYIKLYPTLRRAFEQPDGVYKGYYGGSDEYYTNDSPLPQNTPANDIIQDQENDGLLF
- the alaS gene encoding alanine--tRNA ligase; translated protein: MQNLDIRKAYLDFFKSKGHEVVASAPLVPNDATLLFTNAGMVPFKSIFTGEVPRPTPPIRTSCQTCIRAGGKHNDLDNVGYTARHHTFFEMLGNFSFGEYFKKEAIAYAWEFVTEVLKLPKDKLYVTVHESDDEAFEIWSTHIAKERIYRFGDHDNFWQMGDTGPCGPCSEIFYDQGAEHFNTPVDYMGGDGDRFLEIWNLVFMQYERSADGKLSPLPKPSIDTGMGLERVTAILQGKFSNYDSTLFMPLINEVAKLCGKPYVYESGASYRVISDHIRSVTFLLAQGTTFDKEGRGYVLRRILRRAIRHGYLLGIKEPFMYKLVDKVCELMGEHYTYLNEKKAAVKEQIKLEEERFLATIASGLELFESELKNTKEIFSGEAAFKLYDTFGFPLDLTADMLREKGLKVDEARFDELMSEQKARAKAAWKGSGDKSAKGDFKELLEKFGENKFIGYEELKSKSKILALLDEEFKNVDSLDAGKEGWVMFDVTPFYAQSGGQCGDSGKIVGKANVLDTQKFHGLNLSLVKTTVALKVGDEVELEVSSDRAETARHHSATHLLHAALRNVLGTHIAQAGSSVEADKLRFDFSHPKALTSEEISKIENLVNEWILNGANSKTELMKLEDAKNSGAIALFNEKYADDVRVVSFGDVSKELCGGTHVKNIDEIGSFFIIKESGVSAGVRRIEAVCSRAALNLARSFRAELDELKDELKSTEPLNAVKKLKNELRVLKDKLKNAKNSHELVYLDINKTKLCVTSVDGGDIKTLIDEFKNEHESAAILLIQADESGKISLAAGVKNAPLKAGAWVKFAAQILGGNGGGKDDFATAGGKDASMIEDAIKDSLEYARQALEK